GGTAGAGGAGCAGCAACTTTCTGCCACCCTTTCATCGTAACGCCTCTCCTATATAAATAGAAAGAACGCGCACCACGCAAGCATGAGCTCTTGCAGGTACGCGTTTTGCTTTATTATACAGTTTGTTCTTTTTCGGCAAAGACCTTTATTAGCTGACGAGCGCCAAAGCCCATCCGCGTAACTACTCCTGCCTCATCTCGGACGAAGCGGATAAACGCATCCGTTTCTCCCCGCTTCATGACGAAGCTGTCTTCTCCCACTGAACGAAGTGGAATATTCGTTCCATTACTCTTGGCTACCAGCTCGTTCTCTTCGATTTCTACCGATACAGTCGCCCCTTCGGACGAATGGTACTCCCCTGTAAATGCAGCGAGTGCATCTACAGAAATTTCATAATCCGGATATTGGAACGGCACTGTATTCGGAGAGTGTCCATTAGTTGCGTTTAAAATGCCATGCATCAAATCGGCCATTGGCCCGCCATCTGTGTTCATCAGTACGGCTCCTGTCAGGCCCCGCTCCGGTAAAACAAAAATTTGTGCCGCAACTCCCTTGATCGCTCCACCATGCTCAATGAGTGTTCCATCATGGCAATTGGCTACAAACAATCCATAGCCGTATGCTTGAAACGGCGAAATCGAGAAATGAGGCGCCGTCATGGCCTGCACACTCTCAGGTGAGAGCAAGCGATTCTCGCCCACCATTCCACCCGTTCTAAAAATTTCCGTATAGCGCAATAGATCGTGAATGGTCGATTTCAGAAAGCCAGCGGCCCGCATCGATGGTGAATCCCACCAGGAAGGGGAACGGTATACCTCACCGCCATCCTTTGGGCTTTTTCGGGTGAATAGCGTAGCCACCTCTGCTTCCTCTGGCAAATCTTCGACGAGAAAAGCACTGTTCTTCATCCCGGCAGGCTCCAAAATATGGTCATGCACAAACTGCTCGTAAGATATTCCGCTTACTCGTTCAATAATCAGTCCGAGCATGGCGTAACTGTCGTTGGAGTAGCTAAATTCCGTTCCAGGCGCACCTAGAAACTCGTAATTCAGCTTGCCGATATAGGTCATGAATTCTTCCTTTGTATTGATCTCTTCCACTTTATCGAGATCAAAAGCAAGACCGGAGCTAGAGGACAGGTCATCCCCTCCCTCTACAATGCTTCTTTTCATTGCACCCGCTAATGTATCCAAAGGAGGAAAACCTGCGGTATGTGTCATCAAATGATGAATCGTGATCTCCCGGGTATAAGCTTCATTGGGTGTACGGAGCTCAGGGAGATACTTGATGACCGGATCATGAACGGATAACTTTCCTGCGTCCTGAAGCTGCATGATGGCTACACATGTAAAGGACTTGGTCACAGAACCGATGCCAAACACCGTATCAGCGGTTAATGCTCTTGCGTCTTCTGTGTTGTCTGCCAGACCGAAGCCATGGAAATACCTCAGCTCTCCTTGCTCTGCCAATCCGACTGCTGTTCCTGTTACTTTTGCCTCTGCAAGCAGCTTTTGCGCGTATTCCTCAAACGACTGTACCCAATCCGCCATGTTCCTTCTCCCCTTTTTCATTAAGCTTTGGTTTAAGGCCGGAAGTTTGCCGTGCGAATCACATAGTTGCCGATCGCCTTTTGGTTCAGGGTATAACCGATACCCGGGCTATCTGGAACTGCCAATTGACCGGGAGCCATCAGCTCTACACCATTCTCGACGATGTCTTCCTCCCAGTAACGGCTGGAGGCGGCTGTATCACCTGGGATCGTAAAATTCGGCAATGAAGTAATCGCAATGTTGTGCGCGCGGCCAACCCCCGACTCAATCATGCCTCCGCACCAAACCGGAATACCGTGTGCCTGGCACAAGTCGTGAATGCGCTTGGACTCTGTCAGTCCACCGACCCTCCCCACCTTGATATTAATAATGCCGCAACTGCCTAGCTCTATCGCTTTTCTGGCATCATCCACATTGTGAATACTTTCATCGAGGCAGATTGGTGTGGACAGCTCCCTTTGCAGCTTGGCATGATCAATAATATCGTCATGAGCGAGTGGCTGTTCGATCATCATCAGCCCATATTGATCCAGCTCCTTCATCACATCCAGATGCTCCATTGTGTAAGCGGAGTTCGCATCTGCCATCAACGGGACACCCTCGCCAAAGCGTTCGCGGATTGCTCGAACCACCTCTACGTCAAAGCCCGGCTTGATCTTTACCTTGATCTTCTTGTAGCCCTCACCGAGATGGCGCTCTACTTTTGCCAAAACTTGCTCGACAGTCGGTTCGATACCGATGCTGATCCCAACGTCGATGACAGATTTCTCGCCTCCTAATGCTTTGGCGAGAGAGATTCCTTTTTGTTTACTGTAGAGATCCCAGATTGCGCCTTCTAAAGCCGCCTTCGCCATGTTATTGCGGCGAATCGGGGCAAACAGCCGATCCACATCCTCAGGGGTCTCGATCTCATTCGTGAACAGCTTCGGTATCATAAACTTTTCCATCATGTGCCATGCTGTC
This genomic stretch from Brevibacillus brevis harbors:
- the menC gene encoding o-succinylbenzoate synthase; this encodes MKIERIELQQLHMPLRFRFETSFGYTTIKELILVSVYGEGEVGHAESVAMSAPYYSEETTETAWHMMEKFMIPKLFTNEIETPEDVDRLFAPIRRNNMAKAALEGAIWDLYSKQKGISLAKALGGEKSVIDVGISIGIEPTVEQVLAKVERHLGEGYKKIKVKIKPGFDVEVVRAIRERFGEGVPLMADANSAYTMEHLDVMKELDQYGLMMIEQPLAHDDIIDHAKLQRELSTPICLDESIHNVDDARKAIELGSCGIINIKVGRVGGLTESKRIHDLCQAHGIPVWCGGMIESGVGRAHNIAITSLPNFTIPGDTAASSRYWEEDIVENGVELMAPGQLAVPDSPGIGYTLNQKAIGNYVIRTANFRP
- a CDS encoding serine hydrolase domain-containing protein; protein product: MADWVQSFEEYAQKLLAEAKVTGTAVGLAEQGELRYFHGFGLADNTEDARALTADTVFGIGSVTKSFTCVAIMQLQDAGKLSVHDPVIKYLPELRTPNEAYTREITIHHLMTHTAGFPPLDTLAGAMKRSIVEGGDDLSSSSGLAFDLDKVEEINTKEEFMTYIGKLNYEFLGAPGTEFSYSNDSYAMLGLIIERVSGISYEQFVHDHILEPAGMKNSAFLVEDLPEEAEVATLFTRKSPKDGGEVYRSPSWWDSPSMRAAGFLKSTIHDLLRYTEIFRTGGMVGENRLLSPESVQAMTAPHFSISPFQAYGYGLFVANCHDGTLIEHGGAIKGVAAQIFVLPERGLTGAVLMNTDGGPMADLMHGILNATNGHSPNTVPFQYPDYEISVDALAAFTGEYHSSEGATVSVEIEENELVAKSNGTNIPLRSVGEDSFVMKRGETDAFIRFVRDEAGVVTRMGFGARQLIKVFAEKEQTV